GTATCGATAAgagcaaaaaatttaaaaaattgtggAATGTAACATCTTAAATTTTTAGTTTATCAATTTACCACTTACAAACATGAGAGATTGTTGTAAATATAAGTATGGCTGCATTTCAACATGTTAAGTTGTTTGGGAAACATTAGCGACAAAATCTGGTTGCATTTTAAGATCAGTTATTGTTCAATTACAAATGGTCAAAAGGACATGAGAGAAAAGGGAAATTCTCAAACTGTTAGGTTCTCTCTGTATTTAGAGGTTATGTGTATTCTACAAGATGCAGAGGGGGAGCAGATTGTCGCAAAAGATATTGTGTGCAGTATGAGGAAGAGTCTTAAAGAAGGGATCAGTTGCTCCAATGAGAAGGAAGAACAACAGAGATAAGACTTGATCCTTTGACCTAGACGATGAAGATACATCCTTGCTTAATCCTTTACATAGGAAGCAGGGCATTTTAGCTATTAAACTATTGAATTTCTTTGATTTATATGTTATCAATCTTTTGGCTCAAAGCTACGATTAATGAGAGACATTAGATCTCTACAGTTTATTATGATCGTTAAATCTTTTTGAATTCAATTGGATCAATTTTAttttcatcaatgttttggattACATTTTATGATCATCATAAAGTATAATTCAAAGTGTTGATGTAAATAAAATTGACACAATTGAATTCAGAAGCACGACTTAACAATAAACATGATTAATGTGTCCCTCAtcatgtttatttttcatttctattatgttttcagtTCATTTGTACTGTGctaatttttactgatccttttgtTATGAGCATCTAAGAAGGCTTTAAAATTATATTGCTGTTTTGCTCATCACAAACTCGAGTGTAGATATACCCTTAATATCAAATTCCTAACTGTACCGTTTCCGAGAGCGAGCTCATTTCTGGTAGTTTCTTAATCTGATCGACAGTGACACTAATTGCCCTCTTAATTTGCTTTATTGTACAAAAACTTATGATTTGTTGTTTCGTTAGGTTTAGTTTATATTTGAGTTTTGTATTGATGTTTTCTCCATTGTTTACTGAAAGCTCTTCAGGCATTTAGTGTCATTGAATTTCTCTGAGTAGATCTGCTGGTCTGTATGTTCTTAAGATTGCTTTTACTTGACAATGCTGTAGAGTGCTGCAATTGCTTTTGCATCAATCATTTCTTTAATATGTATTACCTCCTTTAGTTTGATGATGGATGTAAAAGTATGGCTTGATATTGAAGGTTTCTTATTTCTGTGATATGTACAAGTATGGATTGAATTATGCGAAGGGCCACCTGAGTCTTGAGTAATAGTAATGTATTGCCTCGAAGTGCTTGCATTAAAGCTCAGTTCGAGTTGCTCTTCTGGGAACATTACTGGATCATGAGCTTGCTGCTTCAATCTGTTCACAATAAACAAAGAATAGATCTAAAAAATATCAGAGAAGAATTTTGCAGCCTTCTAAACGAAAATATTGCTTGCAACTTGAATGAAACTTGGAAGACATGCAATGCATTTAGGGACGTGGCTTTCTCTGATAGGCTTGGCCTCTTCAACGTCTGCTTCCTCAGTTTTATTGGTTGCTCTTGCTTTGGTAGGCTCCGTCAAGATAGCTCATCAGGACCTGTATGTTGTAGTAACCATGTGAAACCATGCTATGAGATATTTACATGAAACACACCATGATGGCTCATGGATTGGTTGGGTACAAGGTTACAGTGGTGGCTATTCTTCAAACAAAATGGTAACTGATTAAAAACATAAATTTGCATTATACAATTGTTTTTCAGCAgatattttgcatttttttagcatTGAGAAAGCAGATTAAGAAAATCTGCTATGATTtatagattttgtgtttttaatcaggtgttgttttgtatggagaatagacTTGCGGGTATTGGTacaaaattttaagaaatttttgagATGGAGTATTTGGAGGCaccatttttttattaaataattttaaaaaaatatcatgatataaaattttgaaaacaagaacagtgaTAAAGTTGGATTTCCTGCTGGCATGTGGCTGTCGTGATCTTCTACTTGACTTGGGGACCCTCTCTCCCCCTTGTGAGGTTGCCCCACCTTGTGGTTTGTCTTCATATTGTCCCTTGCAAGGAGCCCTTTGATTCGGTGTAGGTTTTGGCCTTGTTGGCCTTGGGGCTGTTGTTGTCTTGTAGTCTCTTTCTCTTTCTACAGCAGTTTGGCTATTGTTGTTTACAGTCTTTTTGACCTCTGTGTTATGAGTGTCCTATGAGCACCCCTGTTTTGCTTCTTTTGTAAAGGGCCCTGTTAATCCCTGCTTTCCTAATAAAAAACATTAAcattaaaattgaataaaaattgaaaaaaataaaattgcttatATTGTTGGGACCATAGCCAATCTAAATGGTTTAGTGAAAGTAAGGTAATATAGCACTCAATATTGTCTGCTAATATAGCTTCTCCTTAGATTATTACAATAATAGGAATCGGTCATACACTTATTTATGTACTTCTTAAAAAGTCTACCATGACTAGGTATCTCCAAGTATAATTCCTACTTCTAAAAtaacattcaaattttgaaaacTCTTGAATTGTTTCtcacaaaattattttctttctCCCTTAAAGTCCCCCTCTTCTTTATCATTCATATAAATTAAACCATTTAGTGACTCTTTGTGCCCATTTAGCTTTTCCCATATATCTATTGTTatgaatcattttttaattttttatattcatTTCATTTGATTATACTTGTTTACAAATTTAatgttaataattaataaaaattataaatattaatttatttattaaattatcaaaatattatttattttttaatctattttaatattaaattctaATACAAAAATTATGTTAGATATTGTTCTTAGTAgcatatttgtcaatttttttaaatttatttgtcaAAGAGATAATTTCTTTAAAATATTGAAATCTACTATTTGATTGTTTGCTTGATGCCAAAGTAGATAAAATGCATAGAATTAAGATACTAATATGATTGCAATGTCTATCTTTGAAGGTCTTTATACAATTTCAAGTATCGAAAAGTAAAATTAGAAGATTTATGTAGGTCTTGAAGTCCTTTCattatattgaaaaatcatttTTAGTCTTTGGCACAACACATGCTATATCATTATGATTAACATAAGCTTGCATTTATATTATGAAAATTGTAACCACTAACTATATTCTCACTCAGAGCCCACAATGTACAAATGctggaaataaaatattattaaaaactaACAAAAATGCCAATATTTGTAACAATATTCTTTATGAGTGGATTTTAGCATTTAATCCTTTTAAGGGACACAACTCATTGTCATTTATAGATGAAAGACTGAAGTCAATTTTGTCAATAGTATCATTAATAATACATATATGTTTTGGTTTTATTTTTTGGTATATAGATTGGAATGATTTGTAACCACCTCAATTACAAGCAACAAGCCTTCAATCAACAAAACATGATGGATAGAAGGCTTTCAAGAGTCTAATATGGCTCAAAATATTTGATTATATTTTCTGCTTGTGTTTGTGACAAACTAGGTGTTAGAAAAAATAAAACATGACAAAAAATTGATTCAGTTATGTACAAATTTGAAATATACCTAGACTCACTTGTGTCAAGACTCATCACTTGGTGTTGTACTATGCCTTGTCAATGATCACTCATGACAAGATTCACCACTTGATGTTGTAtcaggattaaataattaaataatgattaGTTCACCTTTTTCATATTGTATCAAATtatcaatttttaataaaatatttataaattcagCTATATACCTCTTGTCAAATTTATATAACATTCTGTATAAATTACAAATGACCAAACCATTGCACCttcttttggtgcaagtgctaatTTATAATGAACAATTTACTTTGATGATAGACTAAAAGAATATTCTTCACTTTATTAATTATAAAACTTGTCCTTTTAGTTGTCACTCTTATCCTATCCGAATACAATGTTTGTTTATAATCTTGTGTAATGATGCTTTTGTTCTTTCATTTTATATCAAATATCTTGATAATCATTGTATTTAATCTTTATAATAAAGTGTATGTGGAACACACAAAATCCTATTGATACAATGCTCTATGTGGTTTCACAAGAGTTCACATTGTCTTAACAAAGGCAATAGTCTATGCTTAAGCCTAGATGCCACATATGACACCAATGTCACAACCAATGGTCTTCAAAGTAAAATTTAAACTAGTCAAATTCCCAAATACACAACCAAAATCACCCACCAAAACTCACAGCACACACCTCAAACCAGAACACATCAACTAGTCTAATATGAAGCctaccaaaagaaagaaaaatgagaagaaactgagtgatgcaagattgctcaaccCCTAAGGATTCTTCTACGTCATAAACTCAAAGGTGGCGTCACTTAATACTGAAAGcaattaaaatacaaaataaataagccGCAGGCACACTTTGTTGCATATCTGAAAGATTTAGCTCCAAGATAGCTCGAAGTAACAATTTGTTGCCAGTTCTGTAAGTACTAAAGAAATCCATCAGGTGTGCCAGTTTGCTTCATTGAACTAAAAATGCATGTTAACAATGCTAATATTTTAGTTCTTCATTGTTATCAAATTTAGACAATCGTTAGTTGTTCATTGTCATCAAGTTTAAACAATCATACATAATTTTTACAAGAAAAGGTGTCTTCTTAACCTTGAACAAGTTGACAGTATAGCAGAGCCAACCTTGGGTAGCTGATAAGCTAAGCACACGATACTTGCAGAGTATCCATAATGGAGCAGGAGCAAAAACTTGTTACAACGAACGCAGGGCATACAAATAGAAGTGTGTCTGCAGCTTAAAAGTCATTCCTCGTGTTTACAATCCTTCTAATTTAGCAATACTATGTTATTTTGACAAAATTCTTTAAGGATTTAATTACATTAGAATTATTTTTATTGCGAGGTTTTGGCATCTCATCTTAAGCCTTAAGAGGTTTGTTTACCTGCCTCTATTGGACAAGAACATTGCAATCAGAGCATGCTATTTCAAGGTAAAGAAACTACccttaaatttcaaattttcatcttgAAGATCTATAATACACTTTGGTGTCGGATTCGAGAATATTCAGAGTATTACAAATTGACTATTCATGTTGTGGAACAAAACCTGAACATGTCTCATATACTTGAGTGTATAAGACAAGggcatatcatatcatcatataATCCTTGTTTTCTTGTGGCAATATGGTCAATCATTAACCAACATAACTAAAGAATTTATCTTTTAAGTTATGGGACCCCTGGTAGCACTCTAACCTAGGGTCTCTCTTTCCTTTCAGATCACGGTGTTCAAAAATACTATGAAAAGTTTTTGCTTCCTTGTCTAATTCCAGAAGTTTATTGAGGATTTTGTCTTCACAGTGTATGGTCTGCGTGGTACCATTAATTTCTACATCTTCTCCCTTATCTGGAGAAACAAAAACTAATGTTGATAAGCAGTCTTTCCAGACTGTCCTTTGATACTTCTCTTCCTCCATTGTCCCTGATGTGATGAGACGATATATGTACACTTGCTTCTTTTGCCCCAGCCTGAATGCTCGACTAAGAGCTTGTTTAATTATGGCTGGGTTCCAAGCTATATCAAGGAAAACTACTCTCGAAGCCCCAGTCAAAGTAATGCCCTCAGAACATGTCTTAATAGATGCACACAAAATGCGAGCTTCCCCTTTTGGGTCATTGAATTGATCGATAATTGATTGCCGTTCGTCCAAAGGAACACTTCCATCCAGCTGAAAAATTTCCTTTCCTTTAATCCACGAAAAATGAGCCACAAAAATCTCAACTAGAAAAGCTAAAGGTGGGATGTTCTGACTGAACAGCAACACCTTTTCTTTCATCACTTGGGATAAGTTAACGAGGTCAAAAACAAATTTGGTTTTTACTCCTTCACAAGGATCTTTTCTTATGGCTTCCATTCTAGAAATATCAATACCAGAACAGAGCCTCTTGATACCAAAATCCCTACAGAGTGATGGATGGATGGACACGCACGACACCatagtttcaaattcaaaattgctgGCTCTGTCACGATTGTTtgcttcatttatttgatctaagACAGTCTGCTGTGTAGAAGATGCTCTCAAAATCACAGTGAAATCCTTTAATCCAGGAAGGCTGCTAAGAATCTTCCCATCATAACAATGAACAAAATCATCTGTCATTAACCTGAATTTTGCAAGAGTTTCATCAAATTCTTCTTTTCCACTCTCTTTTCCATTCTGAATTTTATTCCCAATTTCATCCATGAAGAACTTCCTCAGCTTGTACATCCTGCTGTTAGCCATCACTTGACCAGGTGTTGAAGATAGCTTCAAGTTTTTACCCAAGCAGCAATTGACAAAATCTGGCCTTACCAGATACAAAGTGTTGAAAAGCTCTCTGAAGTTATTCTGGAAAAGTGTTCCTGAGAGTATAATGCGTAGTTTTGAATTAAACTTTTTCAATGAATTCCATATATTTGATCTGCTATTTCGAGCTTGATGACCTTCATCAAAAACAAGCAGGCCTGGGCTCTCTAAAAGCAGTTTTCCAATAAGCTTAGCCTCTTCAGGTAGGTTAACATTTTTCTCACAAGTTAGGCATACAAAAAGATTGTAGCTAATAACAAGCACACTTTTTCTTCTATGCCACTCACGTAGCATTGCCAAACGCCTGTAGTTTAATAATTTTTTCCCCCTGATCTGGTTGCTCTTAGCCAGTTCTATAATCTCTTCATATTCACAGTTTGAATGAATTTCATTCCAAAATGTCTTTGATCTGTTTAGCAAAAAAACTGGTATGTCAATACTCCATTTCTTGAACTCTCTTTCCCAAGGGAAAAGCATGTTTTTAGGAGCAATGATCAAAGGCCTGCTTCTGGGAAACAGTTCAAGGTAGGTCTTTAGAAAACTTATAATGAGAAATGTTTTGCCTGTGCCTGGAGCATGAGAAATAACACAACCTCCCACCTCATCTGATGTAGGAAGTTTCATGTTTTCTGGAATCATACCTCCTCCAATATTTCTCCACAAAAATTCAAATGCATCTTGTTGGTGAGCATACATGTTTTCTTTTAAGCTTGGAATAAGATTCCACACAGAATTCTCTGGAGGACAAGGTTCAGGGAAAGTGTTTATACCATGGTCTTCAATGAACAAGTCTGGGGAACATGACAAGTCCACTCCATGAACATAATCCTTTCTGCTTTGATTTCTTCCAGTGTTAAGAATCTGCAAAATTGGACAAAATCACAAGCAAGGTTTCAAAATTTTATTACTTAAAGCTGTGCTTCCCTGGTTTATATAGTTTATTCATATATACAATATATTGGATATAATCTCTCTACTTATTCAATGAAAAAGCAGTTTGTCTTTCTTTTAAGTTCAGAATGCTTACCATTGACGGtaaaatgctttctatttcttGTTTTACAAATTTGCAAATTTTGCAAATAATTCCGATCTCTTCATCTAAAACAAACATATGGTCTCCCGTGCAGTACATGTCATGTAAGTCCAATTTGGCTTCAGGAAAGTCCTCGGCGTTTTCACAGTTCATCTGATAATAAATTCACATGGAACATTAGTGTGCCAGTTAACTATTCATCACACATGTATGCATAGACATGAAGATCCAGATTGCGTCATTAGTCAGTTCAAACATAGACATGATAGGACTTCCAAACTTTTGTGATAATGAAGATAGCACCTggtacaaaacaaaacaaaaaaaaattgctctaCGGAAGGCAAATCCTTGTCACAAAAAGATGGATTTTGAAAAATAACTCTAGATTTTGTAACAATGAAAAGTTCCAATTGGATTGATATCCGCAACAAAATTTATATGGCTAGCACCAAAAGATTTAATTGGTTTTCTTGAGTCAGACTCGTGTCTAATCACTAAGCCAGACTATTATAAAACTTAAAAGTGTGGGAATATTACATTGAAGTTATAGACTGAATTAGATTCTAATTAAAAAGATCATTGGAAATAAACATCAGACCTTAAGAACACTGAAATTACTTACCTTGCTGCCTGAATTAAGTGTTTTCCCATTTAAGGCCAGCTCCATGTCCTTCCACATTTCCTCCAAATCTCTGTCTTCCTGTGATTTCTTCTGGTTTTGAAAGATATTTTCAAATGCCAGAGGTATGTTTGCTTCTATCTTAATATCCAACAAGAGACACATGAAAGGTGATTTGGTTTCCTCGGCAACAACAGGTTTCCAACCTTTGCTACGTTTCTTTTGCCTTGTATCACCATTTATGTCACCTTTCCCATTTATGGACTCTTTAATTTCTGTAGAAACACATGAATTCTTACTAGCCTTTCTCAACTTTGCAACTCCTAGACTTGACTCCGATAACTTCTCCTCTGTACCTTGACCTTTCATACAATTTTCAATCTTGGGGCTCTTGCTTTCTTCCATTTCGATGCCATCCTGAACAGCATTCAAGATACAAATTGTGATACATTCATTGAATAGATTTCTAATCCACTGCAATGCTGCCTcttctaataaaaaaaatttaaaaaaattgtgaaTATATAACTGTGCtcacacaaaaaaaaattgccgCTAACAGAAGCTCATTAAATCCTCAGCAGCAGAGGTACATTGCCCCCTCTTTGCTAACAAATTTACTTTTAAAACATAGATCTATACATTTAGAAAATTAAGAACTTCTATAAGCCTGTTATGTCAGATTCTTCTTCACATGTTCATatacatttattattttttttagcaAAAAGTTCCGGCTGGAAGTTAAATAAATATTACCTTTTTTTTTAAGGCCGAGTCCATTGCCTTCCACATCTCATCTAAATCACCATGTTTTGAAGGTGATTCTAATTGTTCTTCAGTATCCAACGCGAGGTCTTGAAATAGCAGGTCATTCTCCTCAAAAACTGGTGCTGACACTCtgctatttttctgatttttcaaatattctttgacattgctTCCCTTTTTTTCTTTGGCAACcttttccaacttcatgtaagagttGCAACCATAGTTGTGTTGATTCTCGCCAATATTTGCAATGCATTTTTTAGTGACTAACTCTTCTAAGCTTTCAATATCTGATGTATTTTTCTGTGTATTTAAGAATGGATCGGTCTCCAACTCTTCATCTTCTGAGTCTGAAATTTGAAGAGGCCTTCTTCTCCTTCTAGCTTCACTAGTTGTAAATTTTTCCATTCTGGATTTCTGAAAAAGCACGCCGGTCTTTGCATTTTCACAAAATAACTTTGTTATCTGCTTCTTCACCTCTACCTTTACCAATTTCTCAATATCACATGCAATATGGTTTGAATTATTATGATTTTTCAGGCAATCTTGAGACT
This genomic stretch from Cryptomeria japonica chromosome 8, Sugi_1.0, whole genome shotgun sequence harbors:
- the LOC131074225 gene encoding SNF2 domain-containing protein CLASSY 4 is translated as MDYAHIARRTRSAQKAIWQQCYKSEPVKQVDVIEVHDNESDSEKPVMSEVDFKTAQKICQQSYKTVLVKQEADFKDFHDIENNIVKPVTPEVKERRKPGRPRKCEKDRATNCEGDLQSSVSESGIEHINKKSRDWLKDQKGDVIEFPDIESDSAKPVMPADKEIKIERSVSPIRKRKRGRPSKIERDKARNCEIDPQLKIPESGMKHMNKKSQDCLKNHNNSNHIACDIEKLVKVEVKKQITKLFCENAKTGVLFQKSRMEKFTTSEARRRRRPLQISDSEDEELETDPFLNTQKNTSDIESLEELVTKKCIANIGENQHNYGCNSYMKLEKVAKEKKGSNVKEYLKNQKNSRVSAPVFEENDLLFQDLALDTEEQLESPSKHGDLDEMWKAMDSALKKKDGIEMEESKSPKIENCMKGQGTEEKLSESSLGVAKLRKASKNSCVSTEIKESINGKGDINGDTRQKKRSKGWKPVVAEETKSPFMCLLLDIKIEANIPLAFENIFQNQKKSQEDRDLEEMWKDMELALNGKTLNSGSKMNCENAEDFPEAKLDLHDMYCTGDHMFVLDEEIGIICKICKFVKQEIESILPSMILNTGRNQSRKDYVHGVDLSCSPDLFIEDHGINTFPEPCPPENSVWNLIPSLKENMYAHQQDAFEFLWRNIGGGMIPENMKLPTSDEVGGCVISHAPGTGKTFLIISFLKTYLELFPRSRPLIIAPKNMLFPWEREFKKWSIDIPVFLLNRSKTFWNEIHSNCEYEEIIELAKSNQIRGKKLLNYRRLAMLREWHRRKSVLVISYNLFVCLTCEKNVNLPEEAKLIGKLLLESPGLLVFDEGHQARNSRSNIWNSLKKFNSKLRIILSGTLFQNNFRELFNTLYLVRPDFVNCCLGKNLKLSSTPGQVMANSRMYKLRKFFMDEIGNKIQNGKESGKEEFDETLAKFRLMTDDFVHCYDGKILSSLPGLKDFTVILRASSTQQTVLDQINEANNRDRASNFEFETMVSCVSIHPSLCRDFGIKRLCSGIDISRMEAIRKDPCEGVKTKFVFDLVNLSQVMKEKVLLFSQNIPPLAFLVEIFVAHFSWIKGKEIFQLDGSVPLDERQSIIDQFNDPKGEARILCASIKTCSEGITLTGASRVVFLDIAWNPAIIKQALSRAFRLGQKKQVYIYRLITSGTMEEEKYQRTVWKDCLSTLVFVSPDKGEDVEINGTTQTIHCEDKILNKLLELDKEAKTFHSIFEHRDLKGKRDPRLECYQGSHNLKDKFFSYVG